A stretch of DNA from Mauremys mutica isolate MM-2020 ecotype Southern chromosome 25, ASM2049712v1, whole genome shotgun sequence:
AATAATGTGCCTACTTAGAGAAATAATGCAAGCAGGTATCTGTGTAACAGTAAGATGGATTCTGGTGCACATCGGAACACCTGGACAGGAGATGGCTGACAAAGCAGCATAACAAGCGCTAATAAATGAGGTGGATATTACGATACCCTTACGTGGACAAGAATTTAGAAGTGTGGCCCTTGCAAAGTGGAGCTTGTGAAGGAATGGCAAGAACTACACACCAAGGGAACAAAAGGATGACAGTTTTATGATATATGCTCCAAAATCGAAGATAATATATACTCTCCAGTAATGACCAAAAAAGTGATGTAGTCATTCTTAGAGTGTTAACAGGTCATTGTGCCTTACATGAGatgtaaaacttttaaaaagagaaagataGGCAGTGTAATGTGTgcaaaagcaaagaaacagttgcTCGTGTTTTCTCGCATTGTGGGTAATATTCTATGGAAAGAAAGTTTTTTTTATGAAGAATTGAGCCAGCTTGGTGTtactagaaagggttaaacatcctgcaaaataaataaccctcagaagacatgtggggagataatgtttgtgtatttacataccTATGAGTAGGGTGGACAATGTAACCAACAGTCCCTgcctatgctgtattctgataattcagaggtcaaaagaacatcctatcatttaaatgaactgtaaacacaggatctctgtattcatctctttgaaatgtatagcaaataatctctgaatggtggaggaacaagcaaatggccttatgttaattgTTTAGCTAAGCaccagtgatggacctccttcaaagtcatcctagtTACATTTTGAGCTCCAACTTGTCAAAAAGGACATGAAATTggataaaagatccttgggtcctgattctgtcatctcagatctgcttcgGCTTCAAGgaaagtttgagtcacaagactgaggtcccagttatgctggtctGCCCTGAATAGGACATTTGGCCATTGAACTATAAACctatgaactgaattctaaagaaactctttgcaactacaaagctcaccatctcggctatgaatctgaacctcaatggATTGagctcatgtctgtatgtatactgatcttttaaccatactctcttttgtttaataaattttagtttcgttaataagaactggctgtagcgtgtatttggttAAGacctgaaacattcattaacctgggaggtaatgtgtccgatcctttgggattggcaGAACAACTTcttttctatgatgaaataagatttacagaaattttcatcataagaatggccacactcagtcagaccaaaggtccatccagcccagtatcctttctaccaacagtggccaatgccaggttcactccctctggggcactaacaggcaatgatcaagtgatctctctccagccatccatctccatcctctgacaaacagaggctagggacaccattacttacccatcctggctaatagccattgatggacttaacctccatgaatttatctagttctcttttaaaccctgttatagtcctagccttcacaacctcctcaggcaaggagttccacaggttgactgtgcgctgtgtgaagaatttccttttatttgttttaaacctgctgcccattcatttcatttggtgaccccctagttcttatattatgggaacaagtaaataactttcccttattcactttctccacaccactcatgattttatagacctccatcatatccccccttagtctcccttTTTCCAGGCTGataagtcctagcctctttaatctctcctcataggagacctgttccaaacccctaatcattttagttgcccttctctgaaccttttctaatgccagtatatcttttttgagatgaggagaccacacctgtacgcagtattcaagatgtgagtgtaccatggatttatataagggcaataagatattctccatcatATTTGAgatgggtacctggatggaggcctgaggctggatcacttcaAGGGAACGGTGTTTGGACTtttgagtaaccagtaaggtcatacagaagctgttttatgctggctgggtgactaagtattggaatatccaccagctttatggggattgtctgtcccattctttgcagttcaccataATTGAGTGACCATAGCTGGGTCCCCACTAGGACCCCGCTCACACTTGGACTCAAAGATTTTTCCTAAAGGGACTAGTAAGAAAGTCAGGAAAATGGAGCAGTACAAATAAAAGCCTTGCCGAGTTTCCTTAAGGAGACTAGACTGACTgaaaggacattttaaaaactggttaaaaAGGACTGAGGGAAGTGGCAGTGATAACCTCACAGCATGAGGCTGCTGtgccaacaaacaaacaaagacaaagctggctgcagggagggagttTGCAGTCACTCTTCGGGAaaggggggccggggggagaaccTAGGAGGGAGAATAAAGCCTGGAATCCTAGtctataaggccagaagggaccatcattatctagtctgacctgaaAGAAGGGTCAACCCAGGGGAGTTGTGGGGAAAAAAGCCTGAGAGCAGGCtgggtaggaagaagcccagataaacagcagcaaggagtaGGATGGTGCAGACCGTGACCGCAGGGTACAGGGTCTGTAGGCTGGAGCCAGTGTGGACAAAGGGCctgagttcccctaccagccactgaaaaGCCCCCCTGACACAAGGGGATTAGGATAATTCAAAGCCTGCAGGGCCACAATGACCACTGGGCCCAGAGACCTGACACAAGGTCTTCGAATTATTAATTGGACTTTTGTTTGAACACTGTTACCCCAAAAGGGATGGACCTGAATattgtgacctggctggagggccaagttaCAAAGACAGCCATGTAGTGACAGTCGGCAGAGGGCCCCGAGTGAGAGACCACTGCTACGCCTCGCCACGAGGCTCTCTCCTGCTGCGAGTGAACCCCTTTCCACATCCAGACACTGCCATGCTCAGGAACATAACACCGTTCATAAACTCTGCCTCTGAGCAGCCAGCTTTATAGCACAGCCATGCACTGGGGTAAAAAGGACCAGACGGCAGCGTGTGCAGCAACAGCTCTTCCTGTACAAAGAACAAAAGAACTACAGGAGGTGTTCAGCTTTTTATCACTTATTGAAAGAAATACCAGCCACCCCACGTTCTCCTTGCCTCCACCTCTCTGCTCTGGGGCCACTTGGTTAACTTTGGTAAAGGTGGAGCTAAATATTAAGGAATCCATTTCATAACGTAGCATCGTGTGTCTCCCCTCCTAGATCCCCCACATACATGTTGGTGCCATGAAGATTCCTCAGTGTTGCCCACAACTTGTGTCACCAGCATCAACCTCTGTGCCTGAGAAAGACGCAGGCTGGGAAGCAGAGCTCACGGGACAAGGAACTGACCCTGGAGCTGTGCAGTGTCACTACAGTCTTTAGGCCAGCCCTGGCACACTGTCTCTCCTCTGCAAATCCTGCTGAAGAGGGTATCTAGCTCCTGGAAATGCTCTGAAGCTAGCGTGGGACTGCAATACTGATGAGGCAATGTTAAAACAGGAGTAAGGAACCTTTTGCCTCGGGGATCACTGTGGGAGTGTGGTAGAGAGACCCCGGAATAAATCCGAGAACTGCACAAGCACGTGGGTGCACAGAGATTTTTCTGAGGTGTCAGTTACTGGCCACTCCACAAGGCAGGACACAGTCCAAAGATCCAACCTGGTTCAATACATCCTCTGGGCATGTAAATCGTGCCCTGCTGATTTGCCAGGCCTGTCTCAAGCTGGAGGATTATGAATTCTTGTGGAATTAGGGACCCTGCACTAAACCTGAACAGACAGATTTGGGGCAGGGAGAATGTTCCTGCTCAGGCCATAGAACTACAGGAGAGCCCCTCTGCAGACGCTATTATAACCCTGAAGCTGCaggagctcctgctgctgtggtctctcccaccaccaccaccaccaccacgtgcACTGGCCAAGATGGACACACCACTGAAGAGCACAGTTATACTGAACACACACAGGTCTCAGACAGGCAAAGGCACGCTCATGCCTTGCAGCATCCTGAGCCTTACATGTGGCTGCTTTAACTGCAGCCTTGCCCACTTGACTCACAGGTAACATTACAATATTTCTTAGACTCTGAAGCCTGGAAATTGCAAGCACAGGTAAAACAAAGCACCTTGGACAATGACAGCAGGAGATGGACGTTTTTATAGTAACTCTTGCAATTTTACAACGTCCCGCATTGGTGGGGTTTaaggcactttgcaaacattcattAAATCTCACAACCAGGAAACAGAAGTGAAATTACTTGTCTAGAGTCAAAGTGAACCATTTAGGGCCAACTCTTGGTAGCTGAGGatgctgggaagtggggggggggggggaagagaacccCATAGTCCAGATCCCCACTCCTGGACCAGACTGCTGTGAGACATGTTAAGTAATCGTATTCCACCTGGGGTTAAATTGAAGGAAAGATTCCTTTCACCCTGTAGACTAGCACTCCAATGAGTTGGCCTAACACGGCCATCCTAACCGTGTAATTACTTCATACCTGAATGTCTGGGGGCCTCCATCCATTACAGctgcccctcaccctctcctgcagcaGTTGCTGATTAATAACAGGACTAAAAAGTTAAAAGAAAGGAGCTGAGTCAGTGCATTGGCAAGGAATCCATGCTTCACCTTGAGAAGTTTACAAGGAGACTCTGCTCATCTTGTCGTCTGTATTCAGACGGCAAAGCCATTAAGGCTCATGACCTTTCATTGCCCTTTGCAAACTTGAAATTCCAGGCAGAGTTTTGGTCCCTTAAAAAAAGTGAATTATGAGAGAAAATGCCTGAGGAGAAAGCACACCAGCCCACCAATTCCAGCAACTGCTGTGACTGCCACCAAGCGCACCAAGAGGAAATCCAGAGAGTCCTCCAGCCGAGAGTGCAGTCTCAGGACCTGCCTCCGCGTGCTCTCCCAGTCCCCGGAGTTGTCAATCACGTGGTCAGCTAATTTGCGCTTCTCATCAAGCGGCAGCTGGGAGGCGATGCGGGCTTCTGCCTCTGCCTGGGCCAGGCCATTCCTCTTCATCAGTCGTGACAGCTGTGTCTGCGGATCACTACCGGGATGGGAATGAGAGACTCAGCATCAGAGATGTCTGGAAAGGAGTGAGGCCCCTAATGCTTCCACATTGCAATTACAGGACACCAAGCATGGCCAGTGCTCCAGAGAACAGGATCCCCTCACCCCTATCCCAGCCAACACACCTGGTGGGGAGCaatcccttcccactccccaatCAGAGACTACTTCAGCTCAGCACACGTGAGCCAGAACCTCCCTCGGTAAACATCTCCTTTCATACGGAACCTGCAAAACCAGCAGGATCCAAGGAACTGACCAGTTTTTTCTCAAAAGCCAGTTGAGCCAGCTCTCGTTGCATGGTGGGGTCACCACTGCTAGAGGGGGGAGATTATACAGAACCACCTCCAACACAAGGGGCAACCAGACAACATGGCATCAGCACCACCCCAGCTAGCTGGGGGGAGTACGTCAGATCCCCTAGCCCAGATGACAGGTTTCCAGAGTCCCACAGAAAGTGATTTTTGTCCATTATGAATTAGCACTATTTAGTATTTGTGTACTACACCTCACAGCCTACTAGCACCAAGGCCCTactggagatcagggccccattgtgctgggggctGCAAAGACACCTagcaagacagtccctgccctgaacagctcACAGTCTGATTAGACAAGACAAAGAGTAAGAGAGGAAATGGAGACAGACTCTGCAGGATTTTCTCCCTACAGACTATGGTCACCCTCCCTGTTAGTATCTCTTTAATTCTTAATGCTGGCTCTGGATCTAGTCAGTCAATATCCACGGGGATTGATTTGCTGAGTTTTAATATATTCCTGCTATTTGCATGCAACTAAAAGGCTGCATTAACAAGGGCTGCCAAAATGACACTCGTTCTCCAGTTTCCTTGGCCCTCCGTGGCACTTACCTGTAAACCAGGACTGTGTGTTTCATGAACTTGGTTAGCGTGTTGGTCTCAAACAGCAGAGGAATGTCCAGAATCACATAGCGGTAGCCTGGATGAACAAACCAACCCCCCGCCAAAAACAATAGGTGTATATAAAATGGAAATATTACTACTTATAAGGTTTtcttaccacacacacacacacacactctccattAAAAATATGGACAGAGAATTGTCTAGCTGCACAGCTGCACCTGGGGAAAGTGTAGCACTTTCACTTTCCTCTTCCTCAGAAAGAGATGAAGTGTTTTTGTTCAAACTATCCAAAAGGTTTCCAAGCCTGGAAACTTTCAGACCAGGTGAAAGCTTCAGAAAGTTGTGAGTGGCTGGAAACAGGAGGTTAGAATGGAAACCCTGATGCACCGTATGACTAGAGCAGGCACTGCCACTTTGCTACATTGTTAGGTGGAGCTGGCTGTGCTgtgttgcccaacacttcccaaaTGGGCTGGAATttcccatgctgggtgtctgcctccagccaattttttggaaagttttagcaaaaatggttcagctgtttctgagaataaGGCCAGggggaaatttttaaaaaaaatattcacagcTGTTTTGCTGAGAAGCTGCAGTGCCTCCATGCTTTGGCACAGGGACTGAAGATTGGGTGAGGTCACCCTGGGGTCAGGGATGTGCCCTTTCCTGTCCTCATGAAAATCTGCCATTTTCAGACTTACAGCCTGACCAATTTgggcagtttgcacatgctcagtagagcttTACTAAACACCCCTATTCTCCCAACATTCGGTCTGCACTGAAATTGCTCTATCCCCTCTGTTGCTAGGTGCTAACCAGACAGAGCATGTTCCATCCAGGGCTGCAGGAGTGAGACATCTCCTGAAATTGCTCCTCTTGGTTACTGCAGGTGCAGGGTTATGGATGAGAACTCAGAGCAGGAAGACGGGACATGGGTACACAGCAGCTTCCTAGCATGGGCACACAGATGTGCGAGCTCTACTCCAGCTCGCAGCATGGCCATGGCAGCCCAGGCTAGCCCCCAGAGTGCAATCCCACCCGACTGCCTCGGTACATACTTGGGCCGCCACGGTCGCACTGCTGGTTTTAGTGCACTACCAGTCCACCCCTGCTGGGAAGCACCCTGCCAGCTGCCATTTAGACACACCCAGTCTCTCAGTACCCCCTGCTggtgtaacgccaacagaccccggtcattGGCCAGCAGGATCGAACCGGGGACTGCTGGAGCTTAGTGCACGAgtctctacagcatgagctaaagcCGACTAGCTCAtcgctaaggctgtagagcagactcacttTCTCTCGCGCGCTCTACGTGGtgtcagtgccactagatgggccagccccacccccaggtggGGTATGGGTTACACTGGCAccaaggcagcatggaggagaaggaagaaataTCCTAACTTGCTttaaagcagcagggtgaagagTGGGGAGGAAGAGCCCAGGCACCAGCTGGAATGGAAAGGGGCCTGCCACAGAGTGGGGCTGATGGGAGCCATGGCAGGGACACGGCCTTTTACAACCTGAAACTGAACCGTCCCAACGTTCCTTTGCTGTCAGCCAATAACTGTGAAACCCACCAGCAGACTGTCTTGCTCATCCCCCTCTATAATGGCTGGTTCACGTGGAGGATACCAACTTACTACTGCTACCAGTGACATTAACTCAAGGGGCAGAGGCCTATGCTAAGGATCTGAaggttccagccctgctgatAATGCACAGGATATTTCAGAGGTGGTTGGTTTTCTTAAACTTAGGAAGTCAAGTCCTTAAAAGTTAAGAAATGGCAGAATTTAAGATTAGCTGTGCATTACTCCTCTTGTGCCTCCGTCCTCCCTGCCTCTGCCGGTCTGTCCCCACCACAGccaatggatataaattggcagtcgggaagtttaggcttgaaattagacgaaggtttctaaccatcaggggagtgaaattctggaacagcctaccgagggaaacagtgggggcgaaggacctctctggctttaagattaagcttgataagtttatggaggggatggtatgataggataacgtgatttagtcaataggtcaataacgtgcaaccactggtaattagtaccgagggtcaatgttgggatattgaaagtctttttcctgagtgtctggctggagagccttgcccgcatgctcggggttcagctgatcgccatatttggcgtcgggaaggaattttcctccagggtagattggcagtggccctggaggtttttcgccttcctccgcagcatggggcaggggtcgcttgctggaggattatctgctacttgaagtctttaaatcaggatttggggacttcaacagctgagtcaagggagagaattatttcaggagtgggtgagtcagcttttgtggcctgcatcttgcgggaggtcagactagattatcataatggtcccttctgatcttaagttctatgattctcccGCTGCCCACTCCTCAAGCCTGCCCCTCCTCCTGTTATTCCCTCCCTAGCCTGTCCATGCCCCCGCCTTGCCCTTGACCCATTCTGTCCCTCATTCAAAATCAGTGGCTTTGTCTTtctcctccaggctgcctggatGCCAGCAGGGAGGGAATGAAAGCACAGGGGAGAGAGTGTCTccttgctctcagttctggtgcccagcaCCACAGTGACCCCCAGCATCTGGAAAGAGCACCTTCAAGACAAAGCTAGTTCAGCCACAGGccggagcatgctcagtgaacTCCGTGGAGCTGGCAGACGCTCAGTAAGGAGGGAATGTTTAGAGGCTGGCAGCAAAATTCTCTAACAAAGTTCTGCTGAGAATTGGCAACTGGCAATTTTCAGAGGTTTATAGCTCAGCCAAACTTGGACGGATTTTCAGAGAGACAAAAAAGGCGCCTCTCTgacccctgccaaatttcaagtgtCTGCTTCAAAACAGGGAGGGTGCAGGAGCCCCTTAAAGCATTTGTAAGAATTTAACATGAGTACCACGGTGTATTTTTCCTTAACCTTACTGTTGGAAGTTCTGCACCATTTCTGCTGAAACTTTAAATTCCAGCCTGAGTCAGAAATCAGCATGGAAAACTGCATCCCAAATGATTAaagttggcaaagttataagcaaccaaCCATAGGGACTTGTTATGGTCTGTTAACATGTCCCATTATAATACATATCCCTGCCAGTTCCACCTTAAATAGAGACAAACTCAAGGTGGCAATTTCCACATGCCcaactgtatttattttataccTTCGAACGCTTCTCCTGTACTCTGCTCACTCACCTGTCTCCTCCACGATTATTAACACTCCGAACCTCAGAGCAGCTTCCAAGAGCCACCTTTTCTATTTCTTAGAAGAAACAACCTGCCACAAAagtgtttccttatttccttccAGATGCCCCTGACCATTCCATCATTACCCTCCAACCCTGAAATATACACTGGTCTGAGGAGAAGCAGGGGCCCCATCCCAGACTAGTGACAGGTTTAAGGTCCTCTTGAATCATCAGGGCTAGAGTTGAGAACTTGACCCCTTGAAGAGCAGGGAATCCCCTTTGCCCAGTGGGAGACAGGACTTATAGAACCACacggttagaagggactgcaagatcatctagtccagtggtcaccaaccggtcgATCGCGAtcgactggcagaggctccaggattgaCCAGTTGATTGTGATCTCCAGCCAACGgcgcagtggggctcaggcaggctgcatgcctgtcctggccccatgccactcccggaagtggctggctgctagCACGTCTCTGCAACACctcggggggaaggggtgtgcgATGCGGctcaataggagctgcgggggcagtgctcgCGGGCAAGGGCACCGCCCAGAGACccgctgccccctctccccccaggggctgcagagacgtgccagcagccaggcGCTTCTGGGAGTGATGTGGGGCCAGGACAGGCATGCAGCCTGCCTGAACCCAGCTGTTCTGCTGACCAAGAGCCACCAGTGGTAAgcgcctcctggccagagcctgcacccctcaccccttcctgcaccagcctgcagccccctcctgcactcaaactccctcccagagcttgcacctaaaccccctgccccaggctcagcccagagcccccctcccacaatctgaacccctcagccccagcccagagcctgcatcccctcccacagcccaatctcctgcccggtgaaagtgagtgagggtggggggaatggagtgagcagggt
This window harbors:
- the DCAKD gene encoding dephospho-CoA kinase domain-containing protein isoform X1, producing MFLVGLSGGIASGKSTVVAVFRELGCAVIDADVIARQVVQPRFLAYQQIVHNFGSEILLESGEINREALGNIIFSHPEKRQLLNAITHPKIQKEMLKQIFKYFVLGYRYVILDIPLLFETNTLTKFMKHTVLVYSDPQTQLSRLMKRNGLAQAEAEARIASQLPLDEKRKLADHVIDNSGDWESTRRQVLRLHSRLEDSLDFLLVRLVAVTAVAGIGGLVCFLLRHFLS
- the DCAKD gene encoding dephospho-CoA kinase domain-containing protein isoform X2, with the translated sequence MLPIPPEENFSLHSYLFVVQPRFLAYQQIVHNFGSEILLESGEINREALGNIIFSHPEKRQLLNAITHPKIQKEMLKQIFKYFVLGYRYVILDIPLLFETNTLTKFMKHTVLVYSDPQTQLSRLMKRNGLAQAEAEARIASQLPLDEKRKLADHVIDNSGDWESTRRQVLRLHSRLEDSLDFLLVRLVAVTAVAGIGGLVCFLLRHFLS